One window of Oscillibacter hominis genomic DNA carries:
- a CDS encoding nucleoside phosphorylase, with protein sequence MKTLSAADIGHVDQNAPAKVPGYILIPGDPNRVERMAAQWDEGAEVFTLARQQKGAHGTYHGVPIGAYSTGMGGPSTELAMMDLFRWGAHTLIRVGTTGAIQEGIQVGDIIINDSNVRLDGAANLYVRDEYPASASYEVVLALIQACENLGLRYHVGTGCTSGSFYAGQCRPAYNGFYPSWCDSMFADMRAAGVLNFEMEGATVTTLSRLFGKRSGMCATVVSHRLTGEWKEDPEAEKSACLAGAEAVRILTEWDRAKAESGKRYYFPGLTK encoded by the coding sequence ATGAAAACGCTTTCCGCAGCGGATATCGGCCATGTTGACCAAAACGCGCCGGCAAAGGTGCCCGGCTATATTCTGATCCCCGGCGACCCCAATCGGGTAGAGCGGATGGCCGCCCAGTGGGACGAGGGGGCGGAGGTCTTTACCCTGGCCCGGCAGCAGAAGGGCGCCCACGGTACCTACCACGGCGTGCCCATCGGCGCTTACTCCACCGGCATGGGAGGGCCCAGCACGGAGCTTGCCATGATGGACCTCTTCCGCTGGGGCGCCCACACGCTGATCCGCGTGGGGACCACCGGCGCCATCCAGGAGGGCATCCAGGTGGGCGACATCATCATCAACGACTCCAACGTCCGGCTGGACGGGGCCGCCAACCTCTACGTCCGGGATGAGTACCCCGCCTCCGCCTCTTATGAAGTGGTGCTGGCCCTGATTCAGGCTTGTGAAAACCTGGGCCTTCGCTACCATGTGGGCACCGGCTGCACCAGCGGATCATTCTATGCCGGCCAGTGCCGCCCGGCGTACAACGGCTTCTACCCCTCCTGGTGCGACAGCATGTTTGCGGACATGCGCGCCGCCGGGGTGCTGAACTTTGAGATGGAGGGCGCCACCGTCACTACCCTCAGCCGCCTGTTCGGCAAGCGCTCGGGCATGTGCGCCACGGTGGTCTCCCACCGCCTCACCGGCGAGTGGAAGGAGGATCCGGAGGCAGAGAAGTCCGCCTGCCTTGCCGGGGCCGAGGCGGTCCGCATCCTGACGGAGTGGGACCGGGCCAAGGCGGAGTCCGGGAAGCGCTACTATTTTCCCGGTTTAACGAAATGA
- a CDS encoding GntR family transcriptional regulator, producing the protein MKLYISNASGQPIYDQIYTQIKANIISGDLTPGEALPSIRSLAKDLRISVITTKRAYDELENEGFLYTVAGKGSFVAERNTELIREEHLKQIESCLQRAVELAAACNLNHSELEEMLRILLKED; encoded by the coding sequence TTGAAGCTTTACATCAGCAATGCCTCCGGCCAGCCCATTTACGATCAGATTTACACCCAGATCAAAGCCAACATCATCTCCGGCGATCTCACCCCCGGCGAGGCGCTGCCCTCCATCCGGTCCTTGGCAAAGGACCTGCGTATTTCCGTCATTACCACCAAGCGGGCCTATGATGAACTGGAGAACGAGGGGTTTTTGTACACCGTTGCCGGCAAGGGCAGCTTTGTGGCGGAACGGAATACGGAGCTGATCCGGGAGGAGCACCTCAAGCAGATCGAATCCTGCCTGCAACGGGCAGTGGAGCTGGCCGCCGCATGCAATCTCAACCATTCGGAGTTAGAAGAGATGCTCCGGATCCTACTGAAGGAGGACTAA
- a CDS encoding ABC transporter ATP-binding protein: protein MENALELRGVSRTFKGFALQDVSLDLPAGTIMGLIGENGAGKSTTIRLIMNALARDSGEIQVLGVDNRSREFLSVKDDIGVVLDEAHFPELITVRQVNTIMKDTYRRWDEALYFQYIQRFELPEKKAFKDFSRGMTMKLAIAVALSHHPRLLILDEATSGLDPIVRDEILDLFAEFTREEDHSILISSHIISDLEKICDYIAFLHQGKLLLCEEKDRLLETYGIVQGELELPEEAVAGRQKGKYGTKTLVRRDLVSSAIPVEKAGIEEIILFLVKGEQVQ from the coding sequence ATGGAAAACGCTTTGGAGCTGCGGGGCGTCAGCCGCACCTTTAAGGGCTTCGCACTGCAGGACGTGTCGCTGGACCTGCCCGCCGGCACCATCATGGGATTGATCGGGGAAAACGGCGCGGGCAAATCCACCACCATCCGCCTCATTATGAATGCATTGGCACGGGACAGCGGCGAAATCCAGGTGCTGGGCGTAGACAACCGCAGCCGTGAGTTTCTGTCGGTGAAGGATGACATCGGCGTGGTGCTGGACGAGGCCCACTTCCCCGAACTCATCACCGTCCGGCAGGTCAACACCATTATGAAGGACACCTACCGGCGCTGGGATGAAGCCCTTTACTTCCAGTACATCCAGCGCTTTGAGCTGCCGGAGAAAAAAGCCTTCAAGGACTTCTCCCGCGGCATGACCATGAAGCTGGCCATCGCCGTGGCCCTCTCCCACCACCCCAGGCTTTTGATCCTGGACGAGGCCACCAGCGGCCTGGACCCCATTGTCAGGGACGAGATTTTAGACCTCTTCGCGGAATTCACCCGGGAGGAGGATCACTCCATCCTGATTTCCTCCCATATCATCAGCGATTTGGAGAAGATCTGCGACTACATCGCCTTTCTCCACCAGGGAAAGCTGCTGCTCTGCGAGGAAAAGGACCGGCTTCTTGAGACCTACGGCATTGTCCAGGGCGAGCTGGAGCTGCCGGAGGAAGCGGTGGCGGGACGCCAGAAGGGCAAATACGGCACCAAGACCCTGGTGCGCCGGGACCTGGTCTCCTCCGCCATTCCCGTGGAGAAGGCCGGCATCGAAGAGATCATATTGTTTTTGGTAAAGGGGGAGCAGGTTCAATGA
- a CDS encoding purine-nucleoside phosphorylase, with product MPYTYGEYQEIAAFLKEKIAFAPEVALILGTSLGPFAQEIEHSACVEYADIPHFLRSTAPGHAGKLIFGTVAGKRVVCMSGRFHSYEGYAFEQLALPVRVFKLLGAKTTILTNAAGAVNTGYKPGDIMLLKDHIKFTGASPLRGPNLDEFGPRFFDTSEMYTPELRQLALRCAEGSGLTVHEGVYFFYTGPQFETPAEIRAVRLLGGDVVGMSTVTEALTAAHCSMPLLAMSVVTNMAAGVLPQRLSSEEVEAAAMAAAPKFSAYVKKIIEAL from the coding sequence ATGCCCTATACCTACGGGGAGTACCAGGAGATTGCAGCGTTTTTAAAAGAAAAGATCGCCTTCGCGCCGGAGGTTGCCTTGATTCTGGGCACCTCCTTGGGGCCTTTCGCCCAGGAGATCGAACACAGCGCCTGTGTGGAGTATGCTGACATCCCCCACTTCCTCCGCTCCACCGCCCCAGGCCACGCCGGAAAGCTGATTTTTGGAACCGTGGCCGGAAAGCGGGTGGTCTGCATGTCGGGCCGCTTCCACTCCTATGAGGGCTACGCCTTTGAGCAGTTGGCGCTGCCGGTCCGGGTGTTCAAGCTCCTTGGCGCCAAAACCACCATCCTCACCAACGCCGCCGGGGCCGTCAACACCGGCTACAAGCCCGGCGACATCATGCTTTTGAAAGACCACATCAAATTCACCGGGGCAAGCCCACTGCGGGGACCCAATCTGGATGAGTTCGGGCCCCGGTTTTTCGACACCTCCGAGATGTACACCCCGGAACTGCGGCAGCTGGCCCTGCGCTGTGCCGAGGGCTCCGGCCTTACCGTTCACGAGGGCGTCTACTTCTTCTACACCGGCCCTCAGTTTGAAACGCCGGCGGAGATCCGGGCGGTGCGCCTTTTGGGCGGCGATGTGGTGGGCATGTCCACCGTCACCGAGGCGCTGACCGCCGCCCACTGCTCCATGCCGCTGCTGGCCATGTCGGTGGTCACCAACATGGCGGCCGGCGTCCTTCCCCAGCGGCTCAGCTCCGAAGAGGTTGAGGCGGCCGCCATGGCTGCGGCGCCAAAATTCAGCGCTTATGTGAAGAAGATCATAGAAGCCCTGTAA
- a CDS encoding recombinase family protein, whose translation MNHRFNAIYARQSVDKKDSISIESQIEFCRFELQGDSCREYVDRGYSGKNTDRPNFQELIGDIKRGLISKVVVYKLDRISRSILDFSNMMELFQEHNVEFVSSTEKFDTSTPMGRAMLNICIVFAQLERETIQKRITDAYYSRGQKGFRMGGKPPYGFHAEPIVLDGIHTKKLVVNPEEAGHVRTMFELYAQPQVSYGDITRQFTCSGILFHGKELSRATLAQMLRNPVYVRADQAIYDFFQSQGAVLVNDPEEFAGVNGCYLYQGREAKGNKLRDLNGQLLVLAPHAGFVPAELWLKCRKKLMNNMKIQSARKATHTWLAGKIKCGNCGYALTSVTGRTGVQYLRCTKRLDNKSCVGCGKIRTAELEQRIFQEMAEKVRLIQREGQASGAGNPRMAALQSERIRVEQEIERLVDALAQANSVLLSYVNARVAELDGRRQELSREISQLNAEAVAPETVEELARQLGAWEDVDFGDKRMTVDLLISSIRATSETLCIDWKI comes from the coding sequence ATGAATCACCGCTTCAACGCCATCTATGCACGCCAGTCCGTGGACAAGAAGGACAGCATCTCCATCGAGAGCCAGATCGAGTTCTGCCGGTTCGAGCTGCAGGGTGACTCCTGCCGCGAGTACGTGGACCGGGGCTACTCCGGCAAAAACACCGACCGCCCCAACTTCCAGGAGCTGATCGGCGACATCAAACGGGGCCTGATCTCCAAGGTGGTGGTCTACAAGCTGGACCGGATCAGCCGCTCCATCCTGGACTTTTCCAACATGATGGAGCTTTTTCAGGAGCACAACGTGGAGTTCGTCTCCTCCACGGAGAAGTTCGACACCTCCACGCCAATGGGCCGGGCCATGCTGAACATCTGCATCGTCTTCGCCCAGCTGGAGCGGGAGACCATTCAGAAGCGCATCACCGACGCCTACTACTCCCGGGGACAGAAGGGCTTCCGCATGGGCGGCAAGCCGCCCTACGGCTTCCACGCCGAGCCCATAGTCTTAGACGGCATCCACACAAAAAAGCTGGTGGTCAACCCGGAGGAGGCCGGCCACGTCCGCACGATGTTTGAGCTCTACGCCCAGCCCCAGGTCTCCTACGGCGATATCACCCGGCAGTTCACCTGCTCCGGCATCCTCTTCCACGGCAAGGAGCTCAGCCGGGCCACCCTGGCCCAGATGCTGCGAAACCCGGTTTACGTCCGGGCGGACCAGGCCATCTACGACTTCTTTCAGTCCCAGGGCGCCGTGCTCGTCAATGACCCGGAGGAGTTTGCGGGCGTCAACGGCTGCTATCTCTACCAGGGCCGGGAGGCCAAGGGGAATAAGCTGCGCGACCTCAACGGCCAGCTCCTGGTCCTGGCGCCCCACGCGGGCTTTGTCCCGGCGGAGCTGTGGCTCAAGTGCCGCAAAAAGCTGATGAACAACATGAAGATTCAGTCCGCCAGGAAGGCAACTCACACCTGGCTGGCCGGAAAGATCAAGTGCGGCAACTGCGGCTACGCCCTGACCAGCGTCACCGGGAGGACCGGGGTGCAGTATCTGCGTTGCACCAAGCGGCTGGACAACAAGAGCTGCGTGGGCTGCGGAAAAATCAGGACCGCTGAGCTGGAGCAGCGGATTTTTCAGGAGATGGCGGAAAAGGTGCGGCTGATCCAGCGGGAGGGACAGGCCTCCGGGGCAGGCAATCCCCGCATGGCCGCGCTGCAATCGGAGCGGATCCGGGTGGAGCAGGAGATCGAACGGCTGGTGGACGCCCTGGCCCAGGCCAACTCCGTGCTGCTCTCCTATGTAAACGCCCGCGTGGCGGAGCTGGACGGCCGCCGCCAGGAACTGTCCCGGGAGATCAGCCAGCTGAACGCCGAGGCGGTCGCGCCGGAGACAGTGGAAGAATTGGCCCGACAGTTGGGCGCATGGGAAGACGTGGACTTTGGCGACAAGCGCATGACGGTTGACCTGTTGATCTCCTCCATCCGCGCCACCAGCGAAACACTATGCATTGACTGGAAAATCTGA
- a CDS encoding potassium channel family protein, whose product MRSMLVIGLGRFGSNLALKLTELGNEVLVVDKDDAVIEQIAPLVTRAQIGDCMDESILRSLGVRNFDVCFVCISDDFQSSLEITSLLKDLGAPYVVAKANRDIHAKFLRKIGADEVVYPERDMAKRAAVRFSVAHAFDYIELSEEYALFELEVPSSWVGKTLKDLDIRSRHSVNVIGVRENGRVTPITNADRPFTAQEHLLLCGGKEDVLRLTSGSSR is encoded by the coding sequence ATGCGTTCCATGCTGGTCATCGGCCTGGGCCGCTTCGGCAGCAATCTGGCCCTCAAGCTTACAGAGCTTGGCAACGAAGTCCTGGTGGTGGACAAGGACGACGCCGTCATCGAGCAGATCGCCCCGCTGGTCACCCGGGCCCAAATCGGGGACTGTATGGACGAGTCCATCCTCCGCTCGTTGGGTGTGCGGAATTTCGACGTGTGCTTCGTCTGCATCTCCGACGATTTTCAGTCCTCCCTGGAGATCACCTCTTTGCTTAAGGACCTGGGCGCGCCGTATGTGGTGGCCAAGGCCAACCGGGACATCCACGCAAAATTCCTGCGCAAGATCGGCGCGGACGAGGTGGTCTACCCGGAACGGGACATGGCCAAGCGGGCCGCCGTCCGCTTCAGCGTGGCCCATGCCTTCGACTATATTGAGCTCTCGGAGGAATACGCGCTCTTTGAGCTGGAGGTTCCCTCCTCCTGGGTGGGCAAGACCCTGAAGGACCTGGACATCCGCAGCCGCCACAGCGTCAACGTCATCGGCGTCAGGGAAAACGGACGCGTCACCCCCATCACCAACGCCGACCGGCCCTTTACCGCCCAGGAGCACCTGCTGCTGTGCGGCGGCAAGGAGGACGTGCTCCGGCTGACAAGCGGTTCCTCCCGCTGA
- a CDS encoding S-layer homology domain-containing protein → MKKFLSLALALVMALSLFTVASAAEYSDLTDKDEITYSEAVAVLNKLGIISGYEDGSFKPTTALNRAQAAKIMCGLLLTQATADKLTVSAAPFKDVSADYWAAAYISYCKNAGILDGYSDGTFRPTATLTGYQFVKMLLTALGYNSQTEKFVGSGWTLNVARVSNGIGLTNGNSEFGGNSEVTREEACLYALNMLKATEVTYDGTTVSVNTGDAQVTVGSQKAYKVENLGDSDGNIKKDKYMQFAEEHFGALKLTSTAASDDFGRPANSWSYRNVTFGTYGKQPTFSYTAAASGSTDSAKVKNMGLSDYTVNDALTGDGDNAGLQMKVTVNGKTTTDTYASNTAALTAIAKLTGNGTKVEIYTDEDTADLITAVVVVKTEIAKIDRISTSAKTVTLVSKATDPTSLVKVDEDNAYYKSLSGMKAGDYVLVVPVLNDDGKYEVYSAVAATSDKGALSRVAYNSSSVVNGVTVNGTAYKLSATAAPIKTDEEDIKGAFGGLNSSSINANKDCVVYLDSYGYAIYIDDVSASTNLILVADVYQTLVDGKMVNMVQGYDMSGNAISLNAGTTDQGAKAQTVMIYTTDGAPNIAEYKLTTEGIKDTSKDTYVIDSTAAIASSDVRFGGVLYASDVQFIYVTEKTDGTIEKVTVKDGVQKVSSDKTQKIAVVDGSGSTDKVTTVIVLAEDVDAVGASVAYVSAITGSTKLDGKTATIYTLYIDGEKVEGVISTNGVSKNTFVTYTDKGDNVYTLNTYEADESVNKSTAVAVSTTLNKSDITDNRIIAFSTLTDMNAANVEVIDLTTGNNFGSLADLSDEDNGFNSYQVSIVYNGNEDSNAFKTVSYIFVEKAND, encoded by the coding sequence ATGAAGAAGTTCCTTTCTCTGGCACTTGCTCTGGTGATGGCTCTGTCCCTGTTCACCGTTGCAAGCGCTGCGGAGTACAGCGACCTCACCGATAAGGATGAGATCACCTACTCCGAGGCTGTTGCCGTGCTGAACAAGCTTGGCATCATCTCCGGCTATGAAGACGGTTCCTTCAAGCCCACCACCGCTCTGAACCGCGCCCAGGCTGCCAAGATTATGTGCGGCCTGCTGCTGACCCAGGCTACGGCTGACAAGCTGACCGTCAGCGCCGCTCCTTTCAAGGATGTGTCCGCTGACTACTGGGCCGCCGCCTACATCTCCTACTGCAAGAACGCCGGTATCCTGGACGGCTACAGCGATGGCACCTTCCGTCCCACCGCTACCCTGACCGGCTATCAGTTCGTGAAGATGCTGCTGACCGCTCTGGGCTACAACTCTCAGACCGAGAAGTTCGTCGGCTCCGGCTGGACCCTGAACGTTGCCCGTGTCTCCAACGGCATCGGCCTGACCAATGGCAACAGCGAGTTCGGCGGCAACAGCGAGGTCACCCGTGAAGAGGCCTGCCTGTATGCTCTGAACATGCTGAAGGCCACTGAGGTCACCTATGACGGCACCACTGTTTCCGTCAACACCGGCGACGCTCAGGTCACCGTTGGTTCCCAGAAGGCCTACAAGGTCGAGAATCTGGGTGATTCCGACGGCAACATCAAGAAGGATAAGTACATGCAGTTTGCTGAGGAGCACTTCGGCGCTCTGAAGCTGACCAGCACCGCTGCTTCCGATGACTTCGGCCGTCCCGCCAACTCCTGGAGCTATCGCAACGTGACCTTCGGCACCTATGGCAAGCAGCCCACCTTCTCCTACACTGCGGCCGCTTCCGGCTCTACCGACAGCGCCAAGGTGAAGAACATGGGCCTGAGCGATTACACCGTGAACGATGCCCTTACTGGCGATGGCGATAATGCCGGTCTCCAGATGAAGGTTACCGTGAATGGTAAGACCACCACTGATACCTATGCAAGCAATACTGCTGCCCTGACCGCTATTGCTAAGCTGACCGGCAACGGCACCAAGGTTGAGATCTACACCGATGAGGATACTGCTGATCTGATCACCGCCGTTGTGGTTGTCAAGACTGAGATTGCCAAGATCGACCGCATCAGCACTTCCGCTAAGACTGTCACTCTGGTCAGCAAGGCCACCGATCCCACCTCTTTGGTTAAGGTGGACGAGGACAATGCTTACTACAAGAGCCTGTCCGGCATGAAGGCCGGCGACTATGTTCTGGTTGTGCCCGTTCTGAACGACGACGGCAAGTATGAGGTTTACTCCGCTGTTGCCGCCACCTCCGATAAGGGCGCTCTGTCCCGCGTTGCCTACAACAGCTCCAGCGTTGTCAATGGCGTTACCGTCAACGGCACTGCTTACAAGCTGTCTGCCACTGCCGCTCCCATTAAGACTGATGAAGAGGATATCAAGGGCGCGTTTGGCGGTTTGAACTCCAGCAGCATCAATGCCAACAAGGACTGCGTGGTCTATCTGGATTCCTATGGCTATGCCATCTACATCGACGATGTGTCCGCTTCCACCAACCTGATCCTGGTTGCCGACGTCTATCAGACCTTGGTTGACGGAAAGATGGTCAACATGGTTCAGGGTTACGACATGTCCGGTAATGCCATCTCTCTGAACGCCGGTACTACGGATCAGGGTGCTAAGGCTCAGACCGTGATGATCTACACCACGGACGGAGCCCCCAACATTGCCGAGTATAAGCTGACTACTGAGGGTATCAAAGACACCTCGAAAGATACTTATGTGATTGATAGCACGGCCGCCATTGCTTCCAGCGACGTGAGATTTGGGGGCGTTCTGTATGCTTCCGATGTTCAGTTCATCTATGTGACCGAGAAGACCGACGGCACCATTGAGAAGGTCACTGTGAAGGACGGCGTTCAGAAGGTTTCCAGCGACAAGACCCAGAAGATTGCGGTCGTTGACGGTTCCGGTTCCACCGATAAGGTCACTACTGTGATCGTCCTGGCTGAGGATGTGGACGCTGTCGGCGCTTCCGTGGCTTATGTGTCCGCTATCACCGGCTCCACCAAGCTGGACGGCAAGACCGCTACCATCTACACCCTGTACATTGACGGCGAGAAGGTCGAGGGCGTGATTTCCACCAACGGCGTTTCCAAGAACACCTTCGTGACCTACACCGACAAGGGTGACAACGTTTATACCCTGAATACCTATGAGGCTGATGAGAGTGTGAACAAGTCCACTGCTGTTGCCGTCAGCACTACGCTGAATAAGAGCGACATCACCGATAACAGAATCATCGCCTTCTCCACGCTGACCGATATGAATGCTGCCAACGTCGAGGTCATTGACCTGACCACTGGCAACAACTTCGGTTCTCTGGCTGATCTGTCTGATGAGGACAACGGCTTTAACAGCTATCAGGTCTCCATTGTCTACAACGGCAACGAGGACAGCAATGCTTTCAAGACCGTCTCCTACATCTTTGTGGAGAAAGCCAACGACTAA
- a CDS encoding YitT family protein, translated as MNEKTRQAVYDTAAILGGSMLLDAGLVIFTIPNNIAPGGVSGLATALAQLLPLSIGVLALILNAPLVVAGVIVLGWKPLAKTLVATVLCSVFIDVLTPLLPVYTNNMLLSAVLGGAMIGGGIGALFLRGLSSGGTDLLTLMLQKKFPNLPLGMLMMCIDASVVVFAVLIFRDLEVALYSGVTIFVCSKVIDSVMEGVNFAKVVYIITDMGATMTAALNAQLDRGVTVVPAKGGYSGQDKTVLMTVTRRSALAQTLRLIKQTDPHAFLFVVNAAEVHGEGFRALEG; from the coding sequence ATGAATGAAAAAACGCGTCAGGCTGTATATGATACTGCGGCGATCTTAGGCGGCTCTATGCTGTTGGATGCCGGACTTGTCATATTCACCATCCCCAACAACATAGCACCCGGCGGCGTCTCCGGCCTGGCCACCGCCCTGGCCCAGCTGCTGCCGCTGTCCATCGGCGTGCTGGCCCTCATTTTGAACGCGCCGCTGGTCGTCGCCGGAGTGATTGTGTTAGGCTGGAAGCCCCTTGCCAAAACACTGGTGGCTACGGTGCTCTGCTCCGTGTTCATCGACGTGCTCACGCCGCTGCTGCCGGTCTATACCAATAATATGCTTCTGTCGGCAGTATTGGGCGGCGCAATGATCGGCGGCGGCATAGGGGCCCTCTTCCTGCGGGGCCTCAGTTCCGGCGGGACGGACCTTCTCACGCTGATGCTGCAGAAGAAATTCCCCAATCTGCCCCTGGGCATGCTGATGATGTGCATCGACGCCTCCGTGGTGGTGTTCGCCGTGCTGATCTTCAGGGACCTGGAGGTGGCCCTCTATTCCGGCGTCACCATTTTTGTGTGCTCCAAGGTCATCGACAGCGTGATGGAGGGTGTGAACTTCGCCAAGGTCGTCTATATTATTACGGACATGGGTGCCACCATGACCGCGGCCCTCAACGCCCAGTTGGACCGGGGAGTGACCGTGGTTCCCGCCAAGGGCGGCTACAGCGGCCAGGACAAGACTGTCCTGATGACCGTTACCCGCCGCAGCGCCCTGGCCCAGACCCTGCGGCTGATCAAGCAGACCGATCCCCACGCCTTTTTGTTCGTGGTCAACGCGGCGGAGGTCCACGGCGAGGGGTTCCGCGCCCTGGAGGGCTGA
- a CDS encoding TrkH family potassium uptake protein, producing the protein MLPVCSRSGTGIPFFDALFTAASATCVTGLVVFDTWTQFTSLGQAVILLLIQVGGLGFMSLALFFPLILRRRIGLKERAFLMEALSSQQLSGVVRLVKHVLYGTFLVELLGTLLLMTRFVPAFGPAQGLWYALFHSVSAFCNAGFDLMGRFSPYASLSPFAGDAVVNLTVCALIVIGGIGFIVWEDILQHGLRVRRYSFHARVVLLTTAVLILFGTLLFYLTERRGVLAGLPFGQQLLRALFLSISPRTAGFNTVDMDALSPSGFLLTVLFMFIGAAPGSTGGGIKVTTFVVLGCAVAAHMRGSSDTDLLDRRVDPLQVKKAFCSVTWYLFLAVTGCFLVSLGQNLPIHSILFECFSAIGTVGLSTGITRMLAPASRLVLILLMFAGRIGSLTVFMTITERQERRLRNPVEKIIIG; encoded by the coding sequence ATGCTGCCCGTTTGCAGCCGCAGCGGAACGGGGATTCCCTTTTTCGACGCGCTGTTCACCGCCGCCTCCGCCACCTGCGTCACAGGCTTGGTGGTCTTCGACACCTGGACCCAGTTCACCTCTCTGGGCCAGGCTGTGATTCTCCTGCTCATCCAGGTGGGCGGGCTGGGCTTTATGTCCCTGGCGCTGTTTTTCCCGCTGATCCTCCGACGGCGGATCGGCCTGAAGGAGCGCGCCTTCCTGATGGAGGCCCTGAGCTCCCAGCAGCTGAGCGGCGTGGTGCGGCTGGTGAAGCATGTACTCTACGGCACCTTTTTGGTGGAGCTGTTGGGCACGCTTTTGCTGATGACCCGGTTTGTCCCGGCCTTCGGCCCGGCCCAGGGGCTCTGGTACGCGCTCTTCCACTCCGTCTCCGCCTTTTGCAACGCGGGCTTTGACCTGATGGGCCGGTTTTCCCCCTATGCCTCCCTTTCCCCCTTTGCCGGCGACGCGGTGGTGAACCTGACCGTCTGCGCCCTCATCGTCATCGGCGGCATCGGCTTCATCGTCTGGGAGGACATCCTGCAGCACGGGCTTCGGGTGCGCAGGTACTCCTTTCACGCCCGGGTGGTCCTGCTGACCACCGCCGTGCTGATCCTGTTCGGCACGCTCCTCTTCTATCTGACGGAGCGCCGGGGCGTTCTTGCGGGCCTCCCCTTCGGCCAGCAGCTGCTGCGCGCCCTTTTTCTCTCCATCTCTCCCCGCACCGCCGGATTCAACACGGTGGACATGGATGCCCTCTCCCCAAGCGGGTTCCTGCTGACGGTGCTCTTCATGTTCATCGGTGCGGCGCCCGGCTCTACCGGCGGCGGCATCAAGGTCACCACCTTTGTGGTACTGGGCTGCGCGGTGGCAGCCCACATGCGGGGCTCCTCCGACACGGACCTGCTGGACCGGCGGGTGGACCCCCTCCAGGTGAAAAAGGCCTTCTGCTCTGTGACATGGTACCTGTTTCTTGCAGTCACAGGCTGTTTTCTGGTCTCCCTGGGCCAGAACCTGCCCATCCACTCCATCCTCTTCGAATGCTTTTCCGCCATCGGCACCGTCGGACTCTCCACCGGCATCACCCGGATGCTGGCCCCCGCTTCCCGGCTGGTGCTGATCCTGCTGATGTTCGCCGGGCGGATCGGCAGCCTGACGGTCTTCATGACCATCACCGAGCGGCAGGAGCGGCGGCTGCGCAACCCTGTGGAAAAAATCATCATCGGTTAA